A single Atribacterota bacterium DNA region contains:
- the secF gene encoding protein translocase subunit SecF, whose amino-acid sequence MDIIKNTDIKFVKNRKKFYKISAAIIIIGIISLLFQGLNYGIDFAGGTLLQLDFETDASIAEIRNVLEETTIASSTIQSFSGNEFVIRTDDITLQQREEILEKLNAEIGPFEVLRIEMVGPVIGESLKGLAVLAIIFAFIGIILYITVRFEFRYAITSIIALGHDILIALAILSLLQKEITIPIIAAILTIVGYSLNNTIVIFDRLRENLRTKMRPVLEKTIDLSINQSLTRTINTAITTLLPVLALYFFGGTLSDFAFVLLIGIVVGTYSSICMAGPLLLELKKRSNISFNTTVQPEKTDNKITGDNVKKSIKGKRKKKK is encoded by the coding sequence ATGGATATAATTAAAAACACAGATATAAAATTTGTCAAAAATAGAAAAAAATTTTATAAAATATCTGCAGCTATTATTATAATTGGAATTATCTCATTACTTTTTCAAGGTTTGAACTATGGCATTGATTTTGCAGGAGGTACTCTATTACAACTGGATTTTGAAACAGATGCATCTATAGCGGAAATACGAAATGTTTTAGAGGAAACAACAATTGCAAGCAGTACTATACAATCCTTTTCCGGTAATGAGTTTGTTATAAGAACAGACGATATAACATTACAGCAAAGGGAAGAAATTCTGGAAAAATTGAATGCTGAAATAGGACCATTTGAAGTATTAAGAATTGAAATGGTTGGTCCCGTAATTGGGGAATCCTTAAAAGGATTAGCAGTATTAGCTATTATATTTGCTTTTATTGGAATAATTCTATATATCACAGTTAGATTTGAATTCAGGTATGCAATTACTTCTATTATTGCGTTGGGACATGATATTTTAATAGCGCTGGCTATTTTGTCATTACTGCAAAAAGAAATAACTATTCCTATTATTGCTGCAATATTAACTATAGTAGGCTATTCATTAAACAATACAATAGTTATATTTGATAGATTGAGAGAAAATCTCAGGACAAAGATGAGACCTGTTCTCGAGAAAACTATTGATTTAAGTATCAATCAATCTCTAACAAGGACTATAAATACAGCTATCACAACCTTATTGCCTGTACTTGCACTTTATTTTTTTGGAGGAACCTTATCAGACTTTGCTTTTGTGCTTTTAATCGGAATTGTTGTCGGGACCTATTCATCTATATGCATGGCCGGACCTTTGCTTTTAGAATTAAAGAAAAGGAGCAACATTTCTTTTAATACAACTGTACAGCCGGAAAAAACAGATAACAAAATTACTGGTGATAATGTTAAAAAATCAATAAAAGGCAAAAGAAAAAAGAAAAAATAA